The proteins below come from a single uncultured Dethiosulfovibrio sp. genomic window:
- a CDS encoding FAD-dependent oxidoreductase, with protein sequence MNSYPHLFSPIKIGSLTARNRIESAPISMGDLTPEGYLTRENVAAYEVKARGGAAIVNVGESNVHTRTGKAHGRMIPLDDEEVLASLINTTDAIKRHGAIASIELIHPGRRANPRYFDGDTYGPTGGPGLFGKPVLELSENLIEEIVEAFGDAAEMAQLGGMDMCMVHGGHGWLVHQFLSPLNNQRTDRFGGSLENRARFALMIVDNIRAKCGPDFPIEFRISGSELTPGGFDLDDMMEFAKMVDGKIDLLNVSDGTFHVPSTNTTMVPSMFLPHGCNVYLAEGIKKVVKETKVSALGGIGDPQMMEDIISQGKADMVAVGRALIADPDLPRKAKAGKSSDITPCQRCIVCMSGSFVPYVKYPTRVGKCTVNPTIGKEHELFTTVSSDGPKKVLVVGGGVAGMQAAITAHDRGHQVYLCERSSSLGGTISFAEHVSFKADLKKFMDVLVRRVESRDITVLLDTEASEELASHIVPDVIISAIGADPVVPPIPGIDGDNVVLALGMHDEKVSIGKDVVVVGGGLVGCEEGLELAMKGHKVTVLEMREAVAIDSAYLHREALLLEIAKNEDCISLKTGMKCTSITDKGVFALNSEGDELFFPADTVIVAAGMRSREGLQSLRDCAQDFLVIGDAKKPRRVLEAVRAGYDAGMHI encoded by the coding sequence GTGAACAGCTATCCGCATCTTTTCAGTCCGATCAAAATAGGTTCTTTAACCGCCAGAAACCGGATCGAGTCGGCTCCCATAAGCATGGGAGACCTGACCCCTGAGGGTTATCTGACCAGGGAGAACGTGGCCGCCTACGAGGTTAAGGCTCGGGGAGGGGCGGCCATAGTCAACGTAGGAGAGAGCAACGTCCACACCAGGACCGGCAAGGCCCACGGCAGGATGATACCTCTTGACGACGAGGAGGTCCTGGCGTCCCTTATAAACACCACCGACGCCATAAAGAGGCACGGAGCTATAGCCTCCATCGAGCTGATCCATCCCGGTAGGCGGGCCAACCCTCGCTATTTCGACGGGGATACCTACGGTCCCACCGGTGGGCCTGGGCTTTTCGGAAAGCCCGTCCTGGAGCTGAGCGAGAATTTAATCGAGGAGATAGTGGAGGCCTTTGGCGACGCCGCAGAGATGGCTCAGCTCGGAGGAATGGACATGTGCATGGTCCACGGCGGCCACGGCTGGCTGGTTCACCAGTTTCTCTCCCCTTTAAACAATCAGAGGACCGACCGCTTCGGCGGAAGTCTGGAGAACCGAGCCAGGTTTGCACTGATGATCGTGGATAACATCAGGGCAAAGTGTGGCCCCGATTTTCCCATAGAGTTCAGGATCAGTGGATCGGAGCTCACCCCCGGGGGATTCGACCTGGACGACATGATGGAGTTTGCAAAGATGGTGGACGGAAAGATAGACCTGCTCAACGTCTCCGACGGAACCTTCCACGTTCCATCCACCAACACCACCATGGTTCCCTCTATGTTCCTGCCCCATGGCTGTAACGTCTATCTAGCTGAGGGCATCAAGAAGGTGGTCAAGGAGACGAAGGTCTCCGCTCTTGGGGGGATCGGAGATCCTCAGATGATGGAGGACATAATCTCCCAGGGGAAGGCGGACATGGTGGCGGTGGGCCGTGCTCTCATAGCGGACCCGGATCTTCCCAGGAAAGCCAAGGCCGGAAAGTCGTCCGACATAACCCCCTGCCAGAGGTGCATAGTCTGTATGAGCGGTTCTTTCGTGCCCTACGTCAAGTACCCGACCAGGGTAGGCAAGTGTACCGTCAATCCCACTATAGGCAAGGAGCACGAGCTTTTCACCACCGTCTCATCCGACGGCCCTAAAAAGGTCTTAGTCGTCGGTGGAGGCGTCGCCGGTATGCAGGCGGCCATCACCGCTCACGATAGGGGACACCAGGTCTATCTCTGTGAGAGGTCCTCGTCCTTGGGAGGAACCATCTCCTTCGCTGAGCACGTTTCATTTAAGGCGGACCTGAAAAAGTTTATGGACGTCCTGGTCCGCAGGGTGGAGAGTCGGGATATTACCGTTCTGCTCGACACCGAAGCCAGCGAGGAGCTGGCCAGCCATATAGTCCCTGATGTGATTATCTCCGCCATCGGCGCGGATCCTGTGGTCCCTCCTATCCCCGGAATAGACGGGGATAACGTGGTGCTGGCTTTAGGTATGCACGACGAAAAGGTCTCCATCGGCAAAGATGTGGTGGTAGTAGGGGGAGGCCTGGTTGGATGCGAGGAGGGCCTGGAGCTGGCCATGAAGGGCCATAAGGTGACGGTCCTGGAGATGAGGGAGGCGGTGGCGATCGACTCGGCTTACCTTCACAGAGAGGCCCTGCTCCTCGAGATAGCCAAAAACGAGGACTGCATATCCCTAAAGACCGGAATGAAATGTACCTCCATAACCGACAAGGGGGTTTTCGCCCTGAACTCCGAAGGGGACGAGCTTTTCTTCCCTGCGGACACGGTGATCGTCGCCGCAGGAATGAGGTCTCGGGAGGGTCTTCAGTCCCTTAGGGACTGTGCTCAGGACTTTTTGGTCATAGGGGACGCCAAGAAGCCTCGAAGGGTCTTAGAGGCGGTGAGGGCTGGCTACGACGCGGGAATGCATATTTAG
- a CDS encoding diguanylate cyclase codes for MRRILIADDDMTSRAVLAAVLRKIGYDPVEVEDGDSAFRLLTEEDSPSIAVLDWVMPGLDGLDVVKAVRELKGDLPPYIIMLTSRGEKSDVVLGLDGGANDYVSKPFDTGELRARIEVGRRMIEMHRALVQSKEALEYQASHDSLTGLLNRGATIERLEEELAHSQARLGDLVVAALDIDNFKHVNDTYGHQTGDDVLMELSRQMDRSCCGRGIVGRMGGEEFLAILRFPHPDEVRPFLDQLRSSIGSSPMGTRSGPVSITVSVGACVAVEGQGLDRLLGLADSALYRAKDLGRNRVEWG; via the coding sequence ATGAGAAGGATACTTATAGCCGATGACGACATGACCTCCAGGGCGGTCCTGGCGGCGGTGCTTAGAAAGATAGGGTACGACCCAGTGGAGGTGGAGGACGGGGACAGTGCCTTTCGCCTTCTGACCGAGGAGGATAGCCCTTCGATAGCGGTGCTTGACTGGGTTATGCCGGGCCTGGACGGCCTGGACGTGGTCAAGGCGGTGAGGGAGCTCAAAGGCGACCTGCCTCCCTACATAATAATGCTCACCTCCCGAGGGGAGAAGTCCGACGTGGTCTTGGGTCTGGACGGAGGGGCGAACGACTACGTCTCCAAGCCCTTCGATACAGGGGAGCTCCGGGCCAGAATAGAGGTTGGCCGACGGATGATAGAGATGCACCGGGCCCTGGTTCAGAGCAAAGAAGCTCTGGAGTACCAGGCCTCCCACGACAGTCTCACCGGCCTGCTCAACCGAGGGGCCACCATAGAGAGGCTGGAGGAGGAGCTGGCTCATAGCCAGGCCAGGTTAGGCGACCTTGTGGTGGCGGCGTTGGACATAGACAACTTCAAGCACGTCAACGATACCTACGGACACCAGACCGGCGACGATGTCCTGATGGAGCTGTCGAGACAGATGGATCGCTCCTGCTGTGGTCGAGGGATCGTGGGGCGGATGGGAGGGGAGGAGTTCCTGGCCATACTCCGCTTCCCCCACCCCGACGAGGTCAGGCCCTTTCTGGACCAGCTACGCAGCTCAATAGGGTCCTCCCCGATGGGCACCAGATCAGGTCCTGTCTCCATCACCGTCAGCGTAGGGGCCTGTGTGGCTGTGGAGGGGCAGGGCCTGGATCGACTCCTTGGCCTGGCCGACTCGGCGCTCTACAGGGCCAAAGACCTGGGACGAAATCGGGTCGAGTGGGGCTAG
- a CDS encoding TolC family protein, producing the protein MGWRFKGAVFALSLMMAATAWGEEILTLEDCMDMASLHPDLVAADRQIDLSDARLSKAASPWRTTLSLKDRYTVQEGRDGSHSGSLGLSQRIFDSGVTGLAVRSSKEDRLSSVEDRASVLQEIRYSVAQSYCTLLNSHEDLSIARELTEQDRRHLEIVQGMYDVGEKPLIDVTQARVNLNKSQLELVRAKHQVELSKNQLDHAIGREMAQYRIAPISPQARPVITLDEAISLALENHPDIRSYRHSVKSARTSVSSAARGMSPTVNATAGYSWSGNGLLEDGQWSMAVEGTIPMADGGITKAQTDEAKATLGITEAKAKRAAQSVELAVRKAWLELDEAEESLSVARESVEQAKANLSLANGRYEVGEGSPGEVADAVTSYGQARKSLASAYYGREVAVAALRKAMGVL; encoded by the coding sequence ATGGGTTGGAGGTTTAAGGGAGCGGTGTTCGCCCTATCGTTGATGATGGCCGCCACCGCTTGGGGGGAAGAGATCCTGACATTGGAGGACTGTATGGATATGGCGTCGCTCCATCCCGACCTGGTTGCGGCGGACCGACAGATAGACCTGTCCGACGCAAGGCTATCCAAAGCGGCTTCCCCCTGGAGGACGACTTTGTCCCTCAAAGACAGGTACACCGTTCAGGAGGGGAGAGACGGATCCCACAGCGGATCTCTGGGCCTAAGCCAGCGGATATTCGACTCAGGGGTCACCGGGCTCGCTGTTAGAAGCAGCAAGGAGGATAGGCTATCGTCCGTTGAGGACCGGGCCTCGGTTTTACAGGAAATCCGTTATTCGGTGGCCCAGTCCTACTGCACCTTGCTCAACTCTCATGAGGATCTGTCCATAGCCAGGGAGCTTACAGAGCAGGACAGACGACACCTGGAGATAGTTCAGGGAATGTACGATGTAGGGGAGAAGCCACTCATAGACGTGACCCAGGCCAGGGTAAACCTTAACAAATCTCAGCTTGAGTTAGTAAGAGCTAAACACCAGGTAGAACTCTCCAAAAACCAGCTCGACCACGCTATAGGCAGGGAGATGGCCCAATATCGAATAGCGCCGATCTCCCCTCAGGCCAGGCCGGTGATCACCTTGGACGAGGCCATATCCCTGGCCCTTGAGAACCACCCGGACATCCGCTCCTACCGCCACTCGGTGAAAAGCGCCAGGACATCGGTGTCCAGCGCAGCAAGGGGAATGTCCCCTACGGTGAACGCCACTGCGGGCTACAGCTGGAGCGGCAACGGTCTACTGGAGGACGGACAGTGGTCCATGGCGGTGGAGGGGACCATCCCTATGGCCGACGGAGGAATAACTAAGGCCCAGACCGACGAGGCTAAAGCGACCCTTGGGATAACCGAGGCGAAGGCGAAGAGGGCCGCCCAGTCGGTGGAGCTGGCGGTCCGAAAGGCATGGCTGGAATTGGACGAGGCGGAGGAAAGCCTCTCCGTCGCCCGGGAATCGGTGGAACAGGCGAAGGCCAACCTTTCCCTGGCGAACGGAAGATACGAGGTCGGAGAGGGAAGCCCAGGGGAGGTGGCCGACGCCGTGACGTCATACGGTCAGGCTAGAAAATCCCTGGCCTCCGCCTATTACGGCAGGGAGGTCGCTGTGGCGGCCCTCAGAAAGGCCATGGGGGTGCTTTAG
- a CDS encoding ABC transporter permease, whose amino-acid sequence MISPIQTTKISLRALAANRMRSALTVLGIVIGVTAVIVMFAVGTGAREEIAGKMSALGSNMLFIRPNYMPSSGARTTTVATLTVKDGEAIKAECSAVVAVAPTVNMNAQIIRGNANWSTRITGTTVSFLTVKDWSITSGREFTGSEERNSAKVCLLGVTVAKELFQDQDPLGQSVRIGKIPFTVIGVLDEKGESMMGDEDDTVLIPFNTARKRLSPSRTPGAVGALYVKSFSPERLTTAEKQIAELLRQRHRIKPGEDDDFRVRNVTQMVEATKSATAVMTMLLTAVASVSLLVGGIGIMNIMLVSVTERTREIGIRMAVGATATDIRIQFMTEALILSLIGGFTGVALGLGGAAAITAFTGWNTSVPMVAVALAVGVSAATGVFFGYYPASKAAALSPIEALRHE is encoded by the coding sequence GTGATATCGCCGATCCAGACTACAAAAATATCCCTCCGGGCCCTGGCTGCCAACAGGATGAGGTCGGCACTGACGGTCCTAGGCATAGTCATAGGGGTCACGGCGGTGATAGTGATGTTCGCCGTCGGCACTGGGGCCAGGGAGGAGATCGCAGGAAAGATGTCCGCCCTAGGCAGCAACATGCTCTTCATAAGGCCCAACTATATGCCCTCGTCGGGAGCCAGGACCACCACAGTGGCCACCTTGACCGTCAAAGACGGAGAGGCGATAAAGGCGGAGTGCTCCGCTGTGGTGGCTGTAGCCCCTACGGTCAACATGAACGCCCAGATCATAAGGGGCAACGCCAACTGGTCCACCAGGATCACCGGGACCACCGTATCCTTCCTGACGGTGAAGGACTGGTCCATAACATCCGGTCGGGAGTTCACCGGAAGCGAGGAGCGAAACTCCGCTAAGGTCTGCCTCCTAGGGGTCACGGTGGCGAAAGAGCTGTTTCAGGACCAGGATCCCCTGGGGCAGTCGGTCAGGATAGGGAAAATCCCCTTCACGGTGATAGGGGTCTTGGACGAAAAGGGCGAGTCCATGATGGGCGACGAGGACGACACGGTGCTGATTCCCTTCAACACCGCCAGAAAAAGGCTGTCCCCATCCAGGACCCCCGGAGCGGTGGGAGCCCTGTACGTAAAGTCCTTCTCCCCTGAGAGGCTGACCACCGCGGAAAAGCAGATAGCCGAGCTTCTCAGACAGAGACATAGGATAAAGCCCGGCGAGGACGACGACTTCAGGGTAAGGAACGTTACCCAGATGGTGGAGGCTACCAAGTCGGCCACCGCGGTTATGACCATGTTGCTCACCGCTGTGGCGTCGGTGTCCCTGCTGGTCGGGGGAATCGGCATAATGAACATAATGCTGGTGTCGGTGACCGAGAGGACAAGGGAGATCGGCATAAGGATGGCCGTCGGAGCCACGGCGACGGACATAAGGATACAGTTTATGACCGAGGCGCTCATACTGTCGCTGATAGGCGGGTTCACAGGGGTCGCACTGGGGCTTGGAGGAGCCGCCGCTATAACCGCCTTTACCGGCTGGAACACCTCCGTCCCTATGGTCGCTGTGGCTCTTGCGGTGGGGGTGTCAGCGGCGACAGGGGTGTTCTTCGGCTACTACCCGGCCTCCAAGGCCGCCGCACTAAGCCCAATAGAGGCTCTGAGACACGAATAG
- a CDS encoding APC family permease — protein MSQVQSTKELSRVLGRKELMSIAIGQTIGSGIFALMGVGLAMTGRSANLAMLAAAVFVILISIPNIFVGGTIRMRGGFYTQMGLLVNQTSSGFFVIIHILAWTALALYALSFADYTLALIPGLNRTAVAFSALTCFYVVNLLGIKSAAKVQNVMALVMVIALTVYVCYGLPHVQPGYFSGPDFMTGGLQGLFAAGALYTWAIGGANVIVYLGAEAKNPTKDIPFVIIMATLVIAVFYALMATVSAGVLPIADVAGQPLSVVAAKILPRPVYVFFIIGGAMFALTTTLNAALGWVTKPILQACVDGWLPKGLGAVSAKYKTPYIILTLLYLESLIPIFFDFNISTIGNMAVILNNVLFAIICFSAVRMTTVIPDLWERSKFHISKGALTFWSVLGGCATLAQTALLFSVLKPYEMVGNVVVVVFALGYAMWRQRSGKVTMEISYEEA, from the coding sequence ATGTCTCAAGTGCAATCCACTAAAGAGTTAAGCCGTGTTTTAGGTAGAAAAGAGCTTATGTCCATCGCCATAGGCCAGACCATAGGATCGGGTATATTCGCCCTCATGGGGGTCGGTCTGGCGATGACCGGACGGTCCGCCAACCTGGCCATGCTGGCTGCGGCGGTATTCGTCATACTCATATCCATCCCCAATATCTTCGTCGGCGGAACCATAAGGATGAGAGGGGGATTCTACACCCAGATGGGGCTACTGGTGAACCAGACCAGCAGCGGATTTTTCGTCATAATCCATATTCTGGCCTGGACCGCCCTGGCTCTCTACGCCCTGAGCTTCGCCGACTACACCCTGGCCCTCATTCCGGGGTTAAACCGAACAGCGGTGGCCTTTTCGGCCCTGACCTGCTTTTACGTGGTGAACCTTCTGGGGATAAAGAGCGCCGCCAAGGTCCAGAACGTAATGGCCCTGGTGATGGTGATCGCCCTGACGGTCTACGTGTGTTACGGCCTGCCCCACGTCCAGCCGGGATACTTCTCCGGCCCCGATTTCATGACCGGAGGGCTTCAGGGACTTTTCGCCGCAGGGGCCCTCTACACCTGGGCCATAGGAGGAGCCAACGTCATAGTCTATCTGGGAGCGGAGGCGAAAAACCCGACAAAGGACATTCCCTTCGTCATAATAATGGCGACTTTGGTCATAGCCGTCTTCTACGCCCTGATGGCCACGGTGTCCGCTGGGGTCCTTCCCATCGCCGACGTGGCTGGGCAGCCTCTTTCTGTGGTGGCTGCCAAGATACTCCCTCGGCCGGTTTACGTGTTTTTCATCATCGGCGGTGCCATGTTTGCCCTGACCACCACCTTGAACGCCGCTTTGGGCTGGGTCACAAAGCCCATACTTCAGGCCTGTGTGGACGGCTGGCTGCCTAAAGGCCTTGGGGCAGTGAGCGCTAAGTATAAGACCCCCTACATAATACTGACCTTGCTCTATCTGGAGAGCCTGATACCTATCTTTTTTGACTTCAACATCTCCACCATCGGCAACATGGCGGTGATACTGAACAACGTCCTGTTCGCCATAATATGCTTCTCCGCCGTAAGGATGACCACGGTTATACCGGATCTGTGGGAGAGGTCCAAGTTTCATATATCCAAAGGGGCCCTCACTTTCTGGAGCGTCCTGGGAGGCTGTGCGACTTTAGCCCAGACGGCCCTTCTCTTCAGCGTCCTGAAGCCCTACGAGATGGTAGGTAACGTTGTCGTAGTGGTCTTCGCATTAGGGTACGCCATGTGGAGGCAAAGAAGCGGCAAGGTCACCATGGAGATAAGCTACGAGGAAGCGTGA
- a CDS encoding ABC transporter ATP-binding protein translates to MAQHLVVVDNLHKRYVLGDQEVNALQGVTFSIEKGDFVSIMGPSGSGKSTMMNMLGCLDIPTSGSYHLDGKDVARMKPDELARVRRDSLGFVFQGFNLLPRTTALENVELPMVYSGVPSGERKKRASEALERVGLGDRQDHRPHQMSGGQQQRVAIARALVNRAPLILADEPTGNLDTANSTEIMELFQELNRDQGITVILITHEPDMALFSRRIITFRDGSIVEDRRLEP, encoded by the coding sequence TTGGCCCAACACCTGGTGGTCGTAGATAACCTGCACAAAAGGTACGTCCTGGGGGATCAGGAGGTCAACGCACTTCAGGGGGTCACTTTTTCCATCGAAAAGGGGGACTTCGTATCCATCATGGGGCCGTCGGGATCGGGAAAATCCACCATGATGAACATGCTGGGGTGTCTGGACATTCCTACCTCGGGCTCCTATCACCTGGACGGGAAAGACGTGGCGAGGATGAAACCGGACGAACTGGCAAGGGTGAGGCGGGATTCGCTGGGATTCGTCTTTCAGGGTTTCAACCTACTTCCCAGAACCACCGCCCTGGAGAACGTGGAGCTTCCAATGGTCTACTCGGGGGTCCCTTCAGGGGAGAGGAAAAAGAGGGCTTCCGAGGCACTGGAACGGGTGGGGTTGGGGGACAGGCAGGACCACAGGCCCCACCAGATGTCGGGAGGCCAGCAACAGAGGGTAGCCATAGCTAGAGCATTGGTGAACAGGGCTCCCCTAATCCTGGCGGACGAGCCCACGGGAAACCTGGACACCGCCAACAGCACCGAGATAATGGAGTTGTTTCAGGAGCTTAACCGAGATCAGGGGATAACGGTCATACTCATAACCCACGAGCCCGACATGGCCCTTTTCTCCAGAAGGATAATAACCTTCCGGGACGGCTCAATCGTCGAGGACAGGAGGCTGGAACCGTGA
- a CDS encoding efflux RND transporter periplasmic adaptor subunit, translating into MKKLIILAIFISIGAGSWWFFLREGEPQISYITEPLKRGDLTQSVTATGTIEAVNTVSVGSQVSGNLAQVLADYNDQVTVGQLLAVIDPTLFQSDVDRTRASLATAKADLAQGKASLSHSLRALERKKELVSRNLIAKVDQDDAELAYQSARATLLALEGKVAQARASLTRSETDLANTRIVSPVNGVVIAKKVETGQTVAASFSAPELFTIAEDLRHMKVETDVDEADIGTIRVGQPTSFTVDAYPDRVFEGKVDRIRLAPNVNSNVVTYTVEIGVSNDDLSLYPGMTAEVNIVTAKVNDVLMAPSSALRITMPGQGGNGKSGKRASNGGGTVYTLSGDSPVPMKVKTGMAQDGWIEVIGDLQEGVEVVVEVISNGGSSSRGGSPFGPTPGGRR; encoded by the coding sequence GTGAAAAAACTGATCATCCTAGCGATTTTTATCTCCATCGGAGCAGGAAGCTGGTGGTTCTTCCTGAGAGAAGGAGAGCCCCAGATCTCCTACATCACAGAACCCCTCAAAAGAGGAGACCTGACCCAATCGGTTACAGCCACCGGCACCATAGAGGCGGTTAACACCGTATCGGTTGGAAGCCAGGTTTCCGGGAACCTGGCGCAGGTGCTGGCGGATTACAACGACCAGGTCACCGTGGGGCAGCTTCTTGCGGTCATAGACCCGACCCTCTTCCAGTCCGACGTGGACAGAACGAGGGCGTCTCTGGCCACCGCCAAAGCGGATCTGGCCCAGGGGAAGGCATCCCTGTCCCACAGCCTCAGGGCTCTAGAGCGAAAAAAAGAACTGGTGAGCAGGAACCTCATAGCCAAGGTCGATCAGGACGACGCTGAGCTGGCCTACCAATCCGCCAGAGCGACCCTGCTGGCCCTTGAGGGAAAGGTGGCCCAGGCCAGAGCCTCCCTCACCAGGTCCGAGACAGACTTGGCAAACACCAGGATAGTCTCACCTGTAAACGGCGTGGTCATAGCCAAAAAGGTCGAGACGGGCCAAACCGTGGCCGCCAGTTTCTCAGCGCCGGAGCTATTCACCATAGCGGAGGACCTTAGGCACATGAAGGTCGAGACAGACGTGGACGAGGCGGACATAGGGACCATAAGGGTGGGACAGCCGACCTCATTCACCGTGGACGCCTATCCTGACCGGGTGTTCGAGGGAAAGGTGGACCGTATCAGGCTGGCGCCTAACGTCAACAGCAACGTGGTCACCTACACCGTGGAGATAGGGGTCAGCAACGACGACCTGTCCCTTTATCCGGGCATGACCGCCGAGGTCAATATCGTAACGGCCAAGGTTAACGACGTGTTGATGGCCCCTTCGTCGGCACTTCGGATCACCATGCCAGGGCAGGGAGGCAACGGAAAGAGCGGCAAAAGAGCCTCCAACGGAGGAGGAACGGTATATACCCTCTCAGGAGACAGTCCTGTGCCGATGAAGGTCAAAACCGGCATGGCCCAGGATGGATGGATAGAGGTGATAGGCGACCTACAGGAGGGAGTCGAGGTTGTCGTGGAGGTAATATCCAACGGCGGCTCCTCCTCGAGAGGAGGTAGTCCCTTTGGCCCAACACCTGGTGGTCGTAGATAA